Within Streptomyces sp. NBC_00704, the genomic segment TCGCCGTCGCGTGGTCGCCCCGCGTCGCAGGGGCAGGGCGACCATACCGGCGGGTACGCGTGCGGCGGGGAGCGGTTGCCGCACTCATCCGCGGTCGGGGGAGCCGCCGTCGGATTCCGCCGCCGCGGCCGGGCCGGGGGCCGCGTCGGGACCCTGGGCCCGCACGCGCTGCACGTGTTCGAGGGAATCGCGCAGCTCGGTGAGCCAGTCGTCAGTGTGACGCTGGACCAGCCGCACGCACCAGGCGAGAGCGTCGCTGCGGCTGCGGGCCACGCCCGCGGCGATGAGGGTGTCGAGCACCTGGCGCTCGGGCTGCCGCAGCCGGGTCATCACGGGTGCCGCGACATGGGTGAACAGGGCCCGCTCCCCGTCGCACACCACGCCCCAGGACACCTTGTGCCGGAAGCGGTGCTCGGCGTCGCGGGCGACGTCCATCCGGGTCTCGCGGGTGCGGTCGCGGAACTCCTGGATGCGGGCGTCGACGGCGGCCTTCCGCTCGGCGTCCGGGGCGTCCTCGGCCAGCCGGGGGGCGGCGATGCGCCCGACGACGGTGATCTCCTCGCGGTCGGCCGTGACCTCGGTCAGTTCTTCGAAGAGGCCGTCGGGCAGCCGGCCCGCGAACCAGCCTCTCAGCTTCGCGTTCTGCTCGCTCGTAATCATGTAATGACGATTACTCCGCTGGTCGGTGAACGCAAGGGGTCGCAAGGAAGTCCGCCGAGGGCGGAACGCGCGGGCGTCGCGCGGGCCGGGAGGCGCGGAGCGGAATGTTTCAGGCCGATTAACGAAGCTATGAAAACCGGTCACCGAGTGGACCGAAGAGATCATGAAGCGCTTGCTTGAGGCGTTGGAACGTTCGAATCCCGTGACTTCACGCCACTGATTCAATACGCAAGGTTACTGAAACCCATGGGGTCGATGTGAGATTCGGCGGCGGACTAGGCAGACTCGCGCTCGCCGCGTCCGGCACCGATCGGGCCGGGCCGGCACACCCCCGAATCGAGCGGAAGGATGCACACAATGCGGAACACCGCGCGCTGGGCAGCGACCCTCGGCCTCACGGCCGTCACCGTCTGCGGATCCCTCACCGGACCCGCGCTCGCCGCCCCGGCCGCAGCGCCCACCTCCCTCTACGCCCCCTCGGCCTTCGTGCTGACGGTGGGCCACGGAGACAGCGCCGCCACCGTCGACGTGGCCCGGGCCGTGACCCTCAACTGCGCCCCGACCCCGTCCGGCACCCACCCCGCCGCCGCCCGTGCCTGCGCCGAACTGCGCGCCGCCGGCGGCGACCTCGACCTGCTGGCGGGTCCTGGCGGCGCCGTGTGCACGAAGCAGTACGACCCGGTGGTCGTCACCGTCAGCGGCGTGTGGCAGGGCAAGCGCGTCGCCTTCGAGCGCGCCTTCGCCAACGAATGCGTGAAGAACGCTGCGGTGAGCAGCCTCTTCGCGTTCTGAGACCGGGATCACGCGGTCCCCGTGGACGCCGAGAGAGGCTCGTGAAGTGGGGAGTGCGAGCCCCTTACGCGAGGGACCGCAGTGATCTCGTACCCGGAGGCCGGACGGGCGGAGTGGGGCCCCCGGCCGGCCTCCGGGATCAACGCGTTGCCGCCCCGGGGCCGACTGGCCGGCCCCGGGGCGGCGCCGTGCGTGCCGGGCCCGTGGACCGGATCGGCGCCCAGGGCGTTCACGCGGGACGGCCGCGCAGCCGTCCCGCCGTTCCGCTGCCGGTGAGCGGTGCGTCGGGGGGCGGGCCGTCAGGCGGTCAGGACGGCTTGCGCTCGCGGTCCCGGTGGCTCGTGTCGCACCAGGGATAGCGGCGGCTGCGGCGGCAGGTGCACAGGGCGACCCGGAAGCGGTCGGAGGAGACGGTGGTGCCGTCCTCCAGCTCCACCTCGACCGGGCCCTCGACGAGCAGGGGGCCCCGGCGCTGGACGCTGATGCGGCACGGCCTGTCAGCAGGGGAGTTCGGCACGGACGACCACCACCAGTTCCTCGTTCTCGTCGGATGTCGGGCGCTCAGCGCACATGGGCCGCTTCGGGTTCGGGGCGGAGGGCGTTCCCCCCGCCCATGGGCTCGTCCGGCGCGGGGCGCAGCGAGGACTCGCCGGCGCGCCAGGCCGCGAGCAGGCGGTCGGCGAGACGGTCCTCCAGGAACCCCGTGACGTCGAGTCCGAAGACGACGTCGGCCGCCAGATGCGGCTCGTCGGCGAGCAGCCCGCCGATCACCTCGTGGCGTACGACCTGCTCGTGCACGGCGTCGGCCTCGACGTGCTCGTCGTAGAAGTGCACCGCGGCGGGGCCGGCGTCCGTCCGGCGCATCGCCTCGGCGAGCCGTCGCGAGCCGGGCGACGAGGTGATCTCCACCGCCGCGAAGTGGCCCACGAGGGCGCCCCTGAGGGACCGGTGCAGCCCGAGCAGGGACATCAGGTTGACCGTGGCCAGCGTCTCGGCGCACGCCACGTCCAGATAGCGGCCGTACGTGGTGTCCAGGCCGAGGTCCGTCATGAGGTCGGCGAACAGCCGGGCGTGGACCCGGTCGGCCCGGCCGCCGCCCCACTCGTCGAACTCCACCGCCGCCATCGCCGCCTTGGCCCGGCCCGACAGCCGCGGCAGCACCCAGGCGTGCGGGTCGGCCTCCTTGAGGTGGTACAGCGAGCGCTGCACCGCGTACTCGCGCACCTGCCACCGCTCGCCCTCGCCCGCCAGGAAGTGGCTGACGCCGGCGCCGTCGACGGGCTCGACCAGGAGATCCGCGAGCGCCTCGTCGACGCCCGCGTGCACCGGCGTGTCCTCGCGCAGGGCGGTCAGGAAGAGGTGCTCCAGCGCGGCCCGCACGCGCAGCAGCTCCGGATCCCACTCGCGGTCCGGGGCCACGCCCGCGAAGCCGCGGTAGTGGAGTTCGTAGCAGAGATACAGCGCCAGCTGGAGATCGTCGCCGTAGGGGGACGCGGCGGCGACCGTCTCGGCGGCCGGGAGCGGGCCCGTGTCCGTCAGATACGCGCGGACCGCTGCGGAGACCGGGCCGCGGGCGGCCGGCAGCCGTGGTCCTTGGGGGTCGTGTGCCATGCGGGCCGGGTACCCCGCACCCGCACGGCCACCCCTGCGACGTGCGGCGCACCCGTCCCAGGGGGTCCGGCGGGCCCCGCCCGCGGCGCAGCCGCCCCCGGGGCCCGGGCTCAGTCGCCCTCGGACTCCTCCTGGGCCCGCCGGTTGGTGGTGAGGGCGTCGGCGGCCTCGCCCATGCCGTGCCCGTGGTCCTCGCCGTCGGGCTCGTCGGGGTGGGTCTCGGCGTCCTCTATCTCGCGCAGGACCTCCTCCAGCGCGGTCCTGGGACGTTCCTGGCCGTCGTCGTGCTGCTGCTGTTCGTGCTCGGTCATGGCCCGCGAGTACCCAGGCCCGGACCGCTCCACGCCGCATGTGCGCACCCGGCGCGCAGCCGCCTGCGTCCCGCCCGCTCCGGATCCTCGGGGCGGGCGGGCCGGGACACGCGGCGGGGCCGCCGTCCCCGGTGGACGGCGGCCCCTCTCGTGCCTGGTTCGGCCCGGATCCCCGGAACCCGTCACATGTGGACCACCGGGGCCGCGTCCGCGTCCTGCTCCGGGACGCCGCGGCGGAACAGCAGAAACGCGATGACCGCGCCGGCCGCGAAGAAGCCGGCGGACCACCAGAAGGCCGTGGTGTAGCTCTCGATGGTGGCGTGCGCCTGGACCAGTTTGTCCGTCGGGTCCTTGCCGGCCAGGTAGTCGGTCGCGGCGCTCGCGGCGAGGGTGTTCAGCAGCGCGGTGCCGATCGAACCGCCCACCTGCTGCATGGCGTTGACGGTCGCGGAGGCCACGCCCGCGTCCTCGGCCGCCACTCCGCCGGTGGCCATCTGCATGGCGGGCGGCATGACCAGGCCGAGACCGAGGCCGGTGATGATCAGCTGCGGCAGCACCGCGCTCAGGTAGTGCGAGCCGACGTCGATCCCGGTGAGCCAGGCCATGCCGACTCCGGCGACGGCGAAGCCCAGCGGGATGACCGCCTTCGGACCCACCCGCGGCACCAGGAGCGTCGTGCCGAGCTGCGCCGCCACCATCAGCGCGGCGACCATCGGCAGGAAGGCGACGCCCGTCTTCGTCGGGCTGAAGCCGAGGTTGAGCTGGAGGTAGTAGGTGAGGAAGAGGAACACGCCGAACATGCCGGCGCCGGAGATCAGCACGGCGAAGAAGGAGGCGGCGCGGTTGCGGTCGAAGAGGATGCGCAGCGGCAGCAGCGGGTGCGCGGCGCGCGTCTGCCACCACGAGAAGGCCGCGAGCAGCAGTCCGCCGGCGATGAGGAAGCCCCAGGTCAGCGGTGAACCCCAGTCGTGCGTCTCGGCGTTGGAGAAGCCGTAGACCACGGCGAACAGTCCGGAGGCGACCAGGACGGTGCCGGGCACGTCGAGCTTGGAGTTGGCGGCGTCGCGGTGGTTGGAGAGCAGGACCCAGCCGCCCGCGAAGGCGACGACGGCGATCGCGACGTTCACGTAGAGCGTCCAGCGCCAGTCGAGCGCGTCGGTCAGCACACCGCCGAGCAGCAGGCCCACCGCGCCGCCGGCGCCGGCGATGGCGCCGTAGACGCTGAACGCCTTGGCCCGCTCCTTGGCGTCGGTGAACGTGGTGTTGAGCAGCGACAGGGCGGCCGGTGCGAGAAGCGCGCCGAAGGCGCCCTGGAGGGCGCGGGCGGTGACCAGCATCTCGAAGTTGGTGGCCGCGCCGCCGAGCGCGGAGACGGCGGCGAAGCCGACGACGCCGACGAGGAAGGC encodes:
- a CDS encoding MFS transporter; this encodes MPSKTLTDGTRTGAAQEPSTASTRKWWILAVVALAQLMVVLDATIVNIALPSAQADLGFSDGNRQWIVTAYALAFASLLLLGGRIADLFGRKTAFLVGVVGFAAVSALGGAATNFEMLVTARALQGAFGALLAPAALSLLNTTFTDAKERAKAFSVYGAIAGAGGAVGLLLGGVLTDALDWRWTLYVNVAIAVVAFAGGWVLLSNHRDAANSKLDVPGTVLVASGLFAVVYGFSNAETHDWGSPLTWGFLIAGGLLLAAFSWWQTRAAHPLLPLRILFDRNRAASFFAVLISGAGMFGVFLFLTYYLQLNLGFSPTKTGVAFLPMVAALMVAAQLGTTLLVPRVGPKAVIPLGFAVAGVGMAWLTGIDVGSHYLSAVLPQLIITGLGLGLVMPPAMQMATGGVAAEDAGVASATVNAMQQVGGSIGTALLNTLAASAATDYLAGKDPTDKLVQAHATIESYTTAFWWSAGFFAAGAVIAFLLFRRGVPEQDADAAPVVHM
- a CDS encoding iron-containing redox enzyme family protein, which gives rise to MAHDPQGPRLPAARGPVSAAVRAYLTDTGPLPAAETVAAASPYGDDLQLALYLCYELHYRGFAGVAPDREWDPELLRVRAALEHLFLTALREDTPVHAGVDEALADLLVEPVDGAGVSHFLAGEGERWQVREYAVQRSLYHLKEADPHAWVLPRLSGRAKAAMAAVEFDEWGGGRADRVHARLFADLMTDLGLDTTYGRYLDVACAETLATVNLMSLLGLHRSLRGALVGHFAAVEITSSPGSRRLAEAMRRTDAGPAAVHFYDEHVEADAVHEQVVRHEVIGGLLADEPHLAADVVFGLDVTGFLEDRLADRLLAAWRAGESSLRPAPDEPMGGGNALRPEPEAAHVR
- a CDS encoding subtilase-type protease inhibitor, producing MRNTARWAATLGLTAVTVCGSLTGPALAAPAAAPTSLYAPSAFVLTVGHGDSAATVDVARAVTLNCAPTPSGTHPAAARACAELRAAGGDLDLLAGPGGAVCTKQYDPVVVTVSGVWQGKRVAFERAFANECVKNAAVSSLFAF
- a CDS encoding CDGSH iron-sulfur domain-containing protein, producing the protein MPNSPADRPCRISVQRRGPLLVEGPVEVELEDGTTVSSDRFRVALCTCRRSRRYPWCDTSHRDRERKPS